Proteins encoded within one genomic window of Bacteroides sedimenti:
- a CDS encoding VapE domain-containing protein produces the protein MKHKNMVSRIARHSLIERAMSMQEVIEEIRSGKHKETIAEIRRLHAQGDVDAASRLKAKLPGYTFAGTFQGKRKAGHIKVYNSQVVLDIDNLPLERREAVRQAIQACRYTHLCFDSPRMGLKVVVRGIPISIPKECNPQQRVKLILDYHRNLFREAAQWIEKLTGCEVDKSGSDVSRICYTCHDPGAYFCSESIHFPVTLENDTGFRAELIRVQQEIKEKQEGDAAPPPPNVGEKRKSYGMLFKALCWQLSRTQMYQHGNRNNFVYLLAGMCNEAGIPKKSLRLLMEQRFADLDEDERNATLESAYSNTDRHGHHPMGKAAIRVFFMQAYLDKKYDFRYNETTCKLEYSVKEADNEFAELDDIALNSLWVELCEQGAECTVAQVYSVLNSSFSRPYNPLKEYFENLPKWDGTDHIGLLADLVQTTTPQYWKTCFEKWLCAMVATIVLPDALNHAVMVLTGPQSIGKSTYARKILPPELKKYYCEDRINSDNKDDLTKMFQCLLINTEEIDGMSGRELNQYKALITRAEMNIRMPYDRTLKVRKRIATFMATTNNQDILTDTTGNRRFLCFETISFDNDKPINHEQVYAQVMHRLMVDKIRFWFTKEEAQIINKRNERFMQLSTEEELIMVNLRKPLTGDKISYLTASDIADLLHKRNGTNITHSGKVTIGRVMKKMEFEKKSSRTGAFKYKVHVINFEEVTLNKYINDEVEKEPEATQQKLGLHNPDEEQKETESPDIS, from the coding sequence ATGAAACACAAAAACATGGTGAGCCGAATTGCTCGCCACTCGCTCATTGAAAGAGCGATGAGTATGCAAGAAGTAATCGAAGAGATTCGAAGTGGCAAACACAAAGAAACAATTGCCGAAATCAGACGGCTGCACGCGCAGGGTGATGTTGATGCAGCTTCACGACTGAAGGCAAAACTACCGGGCTACACATTTGCAGGTACATTCCAAGGCAAACGAAAGGCCGGACACATTAAGGTGTACAACTCGCAGGTGGTACTCGACATTGACAACCTGCCCCTGGAAAGACGCGAAGCGGTGCGACAAGCCATCCAGGCTTGCAGATACACACACCTTTGTTTCGACAGTCCGCGCATGGGGCTTAAGGTTGTTGTCCGGGGAATCCCCATCAGTATCCCCAAGGAGTGCAATCCGCAACAAAGAGTTAAGCTGATACTAGACTATCACAGAAATCTGTTCAGGGAGGCAGCACAGTGGATTGAAAAACTTACCGGGTGTGAGGTAGACAAGTCCGGCAGCGACGTGTCTCGCATCTGCTACACCTGCCACGACCCCGGAGCTTACTTCTGCTCCGAATCTATACATTTTCCCGTAACGCTCGAAAACGATACCGGATTCAGAGCCGAGCTGATTCGCGTACAGCAGGAGATAAAAGAGAAACAGGAGGGCGATGCCGCACCTCCTCCCCCTAATGTTGGCGAAAAGAGGAAAAGCTACGGCATGCTTTTTAAAGCGCTTTGCTGGCAGCTGAGCCGCACGCAGATGTACCAGCACGGCAATCGCAACAACTTTGTTTATCTCCTTGCCGGTATGTGCAACGAAGCAGGCATCCCCAAAAAGAGCCTCCGCTTACTAATGGAACAACGCTTTGCCGACCTGGACGAAGACGAGCGCAATGCCACTCTGGAAAGTGCCTACAGCAACACCGACCGCCACGGCCATCACCCAATGGGCAAGGCAGCCATTCGCGTGTTCTTTATGCAGGCTTACCTGGATAAGAAGTACGATTTCAGATACAATGAAACCACCTGTAAACTGGAATACAGCGTTAAGGAGGCCGACAACGAGTTTGCCGAACTGGACGACATTGCGCTCAACAGCCTCTGGGTGGAGCTGTGCGAACAAGGGGCAGAGTGCACCGTCGCTCAGGTATACTCGGTCCTTAACTCCTCCTTCAGCCGTCCGTACAATCCGCTGAAGGAGTACTTCGAAAACCTGCCTAAGTGGGACGGAACCGACCACATCGGGCTGCTTGCCGACCTGGTGCAAACCACCACGCCCCAATACTGGAAAACCTGCTTCGAAAAGTGGCTCTGCGCCATGGTGGCCACCATAGTTCTCCCCGATGCGCTTAACCATGCCGTAATGGTTCTCACGGGCCCTCAAAGCATCGGAAAATCAACCTATGCCCGCAAAATTCTTCCGCCCGAGCTGAAGAAATACTATTGCGAAGACCGCATCAACAGCGATAACAAGGACGATTTAACCAAGATGTTTCAGTGCCTGCTTATCAACACCGAAGAGATAGACGGCATGAGCGGACGCGAGCTGAACCAATACAAAGCCCTTATCACGCGTGCCGAGATGAATATCCGCATGCCTTACGACCGCACTTTGAAGGTACGCAAGCGCATTGCAACGTTTATGGCAACAACCAATAATCAAGATATTCTTACGGATACAACAGGCAACAGGCGCTTTCTTTGCTTCGAAACCATCAGTTTTGATAACGATAAACCCATCAACCACGAACAGGTATATGCCCAGGTGATGCACCGGCTTATGGTAGACAAAATCCGATTCTGGTTCACCAAAGAAGAGGCTCAAATAATAAACAAGCGCAACGAACGCTTTATGCAGCTTAGCACGGAAGAGGAACTTATCATGGTGAACTTGCGCAAGCCACTCACCGGCGATAAGATATCCTACCTCACTGCGAGCGATATTGCCGATTTGCTGCACAAACGCAACGGCACAAACATTACTCATTCGGGGAAAGTAACCATTGGTAGAGTGATGAAGAAGATGGAGTTTGAAAAGAAATCAAGCCGCACAGGAGCTTTTAAGTATAAAGTGCATGTCATCAACTTCGAAGAGGTTACCTTGAACAAATACATAAACGACGAGGTGGAAAAAGAACCCGAAGCCACTCAGCAGAAATTGGGCCTTCACAACCCGGATGAAGAGCAAAAAGAAACCGAGAGTCCTGATATCTCTTAA
- a CDS encoding AAA family ATPase yields MITKLFIDGFKSLVDFEVSFTKGINVLIGPNGVGKTNVCQAMSILASMPNNELKDVLNQFGGANSVFNKGKLKNGKIFIIKAEGETLFKVNKKDETEEFRIKYIYEINIKLQRNGRLLVNEFMLIKRKNDNSEYISILDVSQKKGILRYEILDRSFLGDFKLPQKKLLLELDAEDNLWCIMPKISFVCHLVGRDLFRIKSINIDPNIARQACDIVDPNKMLGNGKFLSNALYSISKKSSKLDEINSIMEQSLPCCVKIKSEVSQLSLKRYFVLVDNEKNTFSSNSLSDGTIKLLGLLVGVINQDEYTMIIEEPENYLHPKIHRLLIEYLRETFENGACILTSHSETILNLMNPEELIICNLEDNLTKCKRIDDIESIKKAISESGFGCGYHYVTGNLSGL; encoded by the coding sequence ATGATAACTAAACTATTTATTGATGGTTTTAAGTCTTTAGTTGATTTTGAAGTATCGTTCACAAAAGGCATCAATGTGCTAATAGGACCAAATGGTGTGGGTAAAACAAATGTTTGCCAAGCGATGTCTATATTAGCATCAATGCCTAATAATGAACTTAAAGACGTCCTGAATCAGTTCGGGGGTGCAAATTCTGTCTTTAACAAAGGTAAACTAAAAAATGGGAAAATATTTATTATTAAGGCAGAAGGTGAGACTCTGTTTAAAGTTAATAAAAAGGATGAGACAGAAGAATTTCGCATTAAATATATATATGAGATAAATATTAAGTTACAAAGAAATGGGAGATTATTAGTTAATGAATTTATGCTTATTAAAAGAAAAAATGATAATAGTGAATATATTTCTATACTTGATGTCTCACAAAAGAAAGGTATTCTCAGGTATGAAATATTAGATCGTAGTTTCTTGGGAGATTTTAAATTACCTCAAAAAAAGTTGTTGTTAGAGCTAGATGCGGAGGATAATTTATGGTGTATCATGCCTAAAATATCTTTTGTTTGTCATTTAGTTGGAAGGGACCTATTTAGGATAAAATCTATAAATATTGATCCTAATATAGCCAGACAAGCATGTGATATTGTTGACCCTAATAAAATGCTTGGAAATGGTAAATTTTTATCCAATGCACTTTACTCTATTTCAAAAAAATCAAGTAAATTAGATGAGATTAATTCAATTATGGAGCAATCTCTACCCTGTTGTGTTAAGATTAAGTCTGAAGTGTCACAGCTAAGCCTAAAAAGATATTTTGTGCTGGTTGATAATGAAAAAAATACATTTTCTTCTAATAGTCTTTCTGATGGCACAATAAAATTATTGGGATTACTTGTTGGTGTAATTAATCAAGATGAATATACTATGATTATTGAAGAGCCAGAAAATTATTTACACCCAAAAATACACAGGCTTTTAATTGAATATTTACGAGAAACATTTGAAAATGGTGCTTGTATTTTAACAAGTCATTCTGAAACAATTCTTAATTTAATGAATCCAGAAGAATTAATCATATGTAATCTTGAAGACAATTTAACTAAATGTAAAAGGATTGATGATATTGAATCAATAAAAAAGGCAATATCTGAATCAGGATTTGGTTGTGGTTATCATTATGTAACAGGAAATCTTTCAGGACTTTAA